One window from the genome of Rhodococcus sp. ABRD24 encodes:
- the dxs gene encoding 1-deoxy-D-xylulose-5-phosphate synthase, with protein sequence MGVLARIQTPDDLRQLSSEEMKELAAEIREFLVQKVSATGGHLGPNLGVVELTLALHRVFDSPSDPIIFDTGHQAYVHKILTGRKDEFDSLRKQGGLSGYPSRAESEHDWVESSHASAALSYADGLAKAFDLSGQHDRHVVAVVGDGALTGGMCWEALNNIAAGRDRSVVIVVNDNGRSYAPTIGGLADHLAALSLQPGYERLLDNGRRMVKKMPWVGRAAYQLLHGMKAGLKDAVSPQVMFTDLGIKYLGPVDGHDEAAMESALRRAKAFGGPVIVHAVTRKGMGYAPAENHVADQMHATGVIDPLTGLSRGTSAPDWTSVFSTELIEQAEQRADIVAITAAMPGPTGLAVFGERFPERMFDVGIAEQHAVTSAAGLALGGMHPVVAIYSTFLNRAFDQLLMDVALLKQPVTIVLDRSGVTGVDGASHNGMWDLSLLGIIPGIRVAAPRDAATLREELQEALAVDDGPTVIRFPKGAVGDDIPAVRRLDGVVDVLQMPDGDGGDVLFIAVGSFAGLALEATERLRQHGITAAVIDPRWVLPVPGSVIKLAERFRMVVTLEDSGLHGGIGATVSAALRASGVDVPCRDLGVPQQFLDHASRDQIHRELGLTPQDVSRQVTGWVVGLDRADTHSGLDKSNPSVG encoded by the coding sequence TTGGGTGTCCTTGCCCGCATCCAGACGCCTGACGATCTGCGTCAGCTCAGCTCTGAGGAGATGAAGGAGCTTGCCGCGGAGATCCGCGAGTTCCTGGTGCAGAAGGTCTCGGCGACCGGTGGTCATCTCGGCCCCAACCTCGGTGTCGTCGAGCTGACGCTGGCGTTGCACCGGGTGTTCGATTCGCCTTCGGATCCCATCATCTTCGACACCGGTCATCAGGCCTACGTCCACAAGATCCTCACCGGACGCAAGGACGAGTTCGATTCGCTGCGCAAGCAGGGTGGACTGTCCGGGTACCCGTCGCGCGCCGAGAGCGAGCACGACTGGGTGGAGTCTTCGCATGCATCGGCCGCGTTGTCCTATGCGGACGGCCTGGCAAAGGCGTTCGATCTGTCCGGCCAGCACGACCGGCACGTGGTCGCGGTCGTGGGCGATGGCGCCCTCACCGGCGGCATGTGCTGGGAGGCGCTCAACAACATCGCCGCGGGCAGGGATCGATCGGTCGTCATCGTCGTCAACGACAACGGCCGCTCCTATGCCCCGACGATCGGCGGGCTCGCCGATCACCTGGCCGCGCTGAGTCTGCAACCGGGCTACGAGCGTCTCCTCGACAACGGTCGCCGCATGGTGAAGAAGATGCCGTGGGTCGGCCGGGCGGCGTACCAGCTGCTGCACGGCATGAAAGCCGGCCTCAAGGACGCTGTGAGCCCGCAGGTGATGTTCACCGATCTCGGCATCAAGTATCTCGGTCCGGTCGACGGGCATGACGAGGCCGCGATGGAGTCGGCGCTGCGCCGGGCCAAGGCGTTCGGTGGACCGGTGATCGTGCACGCCGTGACCCGCAAAGGCATGGGATATGCGCCCGCCGAGAACCACGTCGCCGATCAGATGCATGCGACCGGTGTCATCGATCCCCTCACCGGCCTGTCCCGGGGCACGTCGGCGCCGGACTGGACATCGGTATTCTCGACCGAGTTGATCGAGCAGGCCGAGCAGCGCGCTGACATTGTCGCGATCACGGCCGCGATGCCGGGGCCTACCGGCCTCGCCGTGTTCGGCGAGCGTTTCCCAGAGCGGATGTTCGACGTCGGTATCGCCGAACAGCACGCGGTCACCTCGGCCGCCGGCCTCGCGCTCGGTGGCATGCATCCCGTGGTCGCGATCTACTCGACATTCCTCAACCGTGCGTTCGACCAGCTGTTGATGGACGTCGCGCTGTTGAAACAGCCGGTCACGATCGTGCTGGACCGTTCGGGCGTCACCGGTGTCGACGGCGCGAGTCACAACGGCATGTGGGATCTGTCGCTGCTCGGCATCATCCCGGGCATCCGGGTCGCCGCGCCTCGCGATGCCGCGACGCTGCGGGAGGAGTTGCAGGAGGCGCTCGCGGTCGACGACGGTCCGACCGTCATCCGTTTCCCCAAGGGTGCTGTCGGCGACGACATCCCCGCGGTGCGCCGCCTGGACGGCGTCGTGGATGTGCTGCAGATGCCTGACGGAGATGGTGGCGATGTCCTTTTCATTGCAGTTGGTTCCTTCGCCGGGCTGGCGCTCGAGGCGACCGAGCGTTTGCGCCAGCACGGCATCACGGCAGCCGTGATCGACCCGCGGTGGGTGCTTCCGGTGCCCGGGTCCGTGATCAAGCTGGCGGAGCGCTTTCGCATGGTCGTCACTCTCGAGGACAGCGGCCTGCACGGTGGGATCGGCGCCACCGTGTCGGCGGCACTGCGTGCCTCCGGCGTCGATGTCCCGTGTCGGGATCTCGGTGTGCCGCAACAGTTCCTCGACCACGCATCACGCGATCAGATTCACCGTGAGTTGGGGCTCACCCCTCAGGACGTCAGCAGGCAGGTCACCGGCTGGGTCGTCGGCCTCGACCGTGCGGACACTCACAGTGGGCTCGACAAGTCCAATCCGAGCGTCGGATAG
- a CDS encoding pentapeptide repeat-containing protein, which produces MTAPETGELSADCAHCFALCCVALPFARSADFAIDKDGGTPCRNLLDDFRCGIHAGLRESGFAGCTVYECFGAGQKVSQGTFGGRSWRAAPDTAPQMFDVFPVVRQLHEMLWYLAEARSLSQTRSIHGDLTGMYRETAELADGSADDLVALDVGAHRERVNALLLQTSELVRATVAGRRKDRRGADLMGAKLVGADLKGTNLRGAYLIGADLRRADLRAADVIGADFRGADVRGAGLAGALFLTQFQINAAKGDAATTLPSALTRPAHW; this is translated from the coding sequence GTGACAGCGCCGGAAACCGGTGAACTCTCAGCCGACTGCGCGCATTGTTTCGCGTTGTGCTGTGTGGCTCTGCCGTTCGCGCGGTCTGCGGACTTCGCGATCGACAAGGATGGCGGGACGCCATGCCGCAATCTGCTGGACGATTTCCGGTGCGGGATCCATGCAGGGCTGCGGGAGTCGGGGTTCGCGGGCTGCACAGTGTACGAGTGCTTCGGCGCCGGTCAGAAGGTGTCGCAGGGGACCTTCGGCGGACGCAGTTGGCGAGCTGCCCCCGATACCGCCCCGCAGATGTTCGACGTCTTTCCGGTCGTGCGCCAGTTGCACGAGATGCTGTGGTACCTCGCCGAGGCACGATCGCTGTCGCAGACTCGATCGATCCACGGTGACCTCACGGGGATGTATCGCGAGACGGCGGAACTCGCCGACGGCTCGGCCGACGACCTGGTGGCACTCGACGTCGGCGCACACCGGGAGCGCGTCAACGCCTTGTTGCTGCAGACGAGTGAACTGGTCCGTGCCACGGTTGCGGGTCGACGGAAGGATCGTCGGGGTGCCGACCTGATGGGCGCGAAGCTTGTCGGCGCGGACCTGAAGGGTACGAACCTGCGCGGCGCCTACCTGATCGGGGCGGATCTGCGCCGGGCGGATTTGCGTGCCGCGGACGTGATCGGTGCGGACTTCCGCGGCGCGGACGTGCGAGGCGCCGGTCTCGCGGGAGCGTTGTTTCTGACCCAGTTCCAGATCAACGCGGCGAAGGGTGACGCTGCAACGACGCTTCCGTCGGCACTGACACGGCCTGCCCACTGGTAG
- a CDS encoding 3-hydroxyacyl-CoA dehydrogenase NAD-binding domain-containing protein → MTDIANGASEATGIIGAAFADEIVTNAHTKLVSVPGIEGPVALITLDNGFDHTKPNSFGPAGLLAFDKALDEAFAANPAAIAVTGKPFIFAAGADLKGVPSITTREQGVELGQLGHRVFRRLRESSVPTFAFVNGVALGGGLEVGLHCHYRTFADNVGALGLPEAMLGLVPGWGGTQLLPNLIGPSNAVTVAIENPLNNGKVINSKKALELGIADVVLGSADFIEQSLAWAAQVIAGDITPARPEIDRGAGWDEAIARAKAIVDGKTKNNAPGAVRTVELLELARTTDLTDPKSLDAGFAAEDNALADLLMTDELRAGLYAFDLVNKRAKRPAGAPDKSLARKITGVGIVGAGLMASQLAMLFVKQLKVPVILTDIDSERIDKGVGYVHGEIDKLLAKGRLSPDGANRLKALVTGSLDKAAFAKTDFVIEAVFENMDVKKKVFAELEEHISPETVLATNTSSLSITEMAAGLEHPERVVGFHFFNPVAVLPLLEVVKGEKTDDATLATAFATAKALRKSAVGSADLPGFVFNRLLIRALGEVMNAVDEGTPFDVADNAIAELGMPMTPFTLLALVGPAIALHTGETLNAAYPERFKPSPGLEAIVEARKPGVWTWTDKGQVVDPEVAALWHQGDNPSTSEEVLERTRRAFAEEIRIMLEEGVVAAPEDIDLCLILGGGFGFWNGGITPYLDRTGTSEAVNGKTFLAKGVASV, encoded by the coding sequence ATGACCGACATCGCTAACGGGGCGAGCGAAGCGACGGGGATCATCGGCGCAGCTTTCGCCGACGAGATCGTGACGAACGCCCACACCAAGCTCGTCTCGGTGCCCGGTATCGAGGGCCCTGTCGCGCTGATCACGCTCGACAACGGCTTCGACCACACCAAACCGAACTCCTTCGGCCCGGCCGGTCTACTGGCGTTCGACAAGGCACTCGACGAGGCCTTCGCCGCCAACCCGGCCGCGATCGCCGTGACCGGTAAGCCGTTCATCTTCGCGGCCGGCGCCGACCTCAAGGGTGTTCCGAGCATCACCACCCGCGAGCAGGGCGTCGAGCTCGGGCAGCTGGGTCACCGCGTGTTCCGCCGCCTGCGCGAATCGTCCGTTCCGACGTTCGCGTTCGTGAACGGTGTCGCGCTCGGCGGCGGCCTGGAGGTGGGTCTGCACTGTCACTACCGCACCTTCGCCGACAACGTCGGCGCCCTCGGCCTGCCCGAGGCCATGCTGGGCCTGGTGCCGGGCTGGGGCGGAACCCAGTTGCTGCCCAACCTGATCGGGCCGTCGAACGCGGTCACCGTCGCTATCGAGAACCCGCTCAACAACGGCAAGGTCATCAACTCGAAGAAGGCGCTCGAACTCGGCATCGCCGACGTCGTGCTCGGCTCGGCCGACTTCATCGAGCAGTCCCTCGCGTGGGCCGCCCAGGTCATCGCCGGCGACATCACCCCGGCCCGCCCGGAGATCGATCGCGGCGCCGGCTGGGACGAGGCCATCGCCCGCGCCAAGGCGATCGTCGACGGCAAGACCAAGAACAACGCGCCGGGCGCGGTGCGCACGGTCGAGCTGCTCGAGCTGGCCCGCACCACCGACCTCACCGACCCGAAGTCCCTCGACGCAGGATTCGCGGCCGAGGACAACGCGCTCGCCGATCTGCTCATGACCGACGAGTTGCGCGCCGGACTGTACGCGTTCGACCTGGTGAACAAGCGGGCCAAGCGTCCCGCCGGCGCACCCGACAAGTCGTTGGCGCGCAAGATCACCGGTGTCGGCATCGTAGGTGCCGGACTGATGGCGAGCCAGCTCGCGATGCTGTTCGTCAAGCAGCTCAAGGTGCCGGTGATCCTCACCGACATCGACTCCGAGCGCATCGACAAGGGCGTCGGCTACGTCCACGGCGAGATCGACAAGCTCCTCGCCAAGGGCCGGCTGTCCCCGGACGGCGCGAACCGTCTCAAGGCACTCGTGACCGGTTCGCTCGACAAGGCCGCGTTCGCCAAGACCGACTTCGTCATCGAGGCCGTCTTCGAGAACATGGACGTCAAGAAGAAGGTGTTCGCCGAGCTCGAGGAGCACATCTCCCCCGAGACGGTCCTCGCAACCAACACCTCGTCGCTGTCGATCACCGAGATGGCTGCCGGGCTCGAGCATCCCGAGCGGGTCGTCGGCTTCCACTTCTTCAACCCCGTCGCAGTGCTGCCGCTGCTCGAGGTCGTCAAGGGCGAGAAGACGGACGATGCCACGCTCGCAACGGCGTTCGCCACCGCGAAGGCACTCCGTAAGTCGGCCGTCGGCTCCGCCGACCTGCCGGGCTTCGTGTTCAACCGCCTGCTCATCCGCGCGCTCGGCGAGGTCATGAACGCGGTCGACGAGGGCACCCCGTTCGACGTCGCAGACAACGCGATCGCCGAACTCGGCATGCCGATGACGCCGTTCACTCTGCTCGCGCTCGTCGGCCCGGCGATCGCGCTGCACACCGGCGAGACCCTCAACGCGGCCTACCCCGAGCGGTTCAAGCCGTCGCCCGGCCTCGAGGCAATCGTCGAGGCGCGCAAGCCCGGTGTGTGGACCTGGACCGACAAGGGCCAGGTCGTCGACCCCGAGGTTGCCGCGCTGTGGCACCAGGGCGACAACCCGTCCACGTCCGAGGAAGTGCTCGAGCGCACCCGCCGTGCATTCGCCGAGGAGATCCGGATCATGCTCGAGGAGGGCGTCGTCGCGGCACCCGAGGACATCGATCTGTGCCTGATCCTCGGTGGCGGCTTCGGCTTCTGGAACGGCGGCATCACGCCGTATCTGGACCGCACCGGCACGTCGGAGGCCGTGAACGGCAAGACCTTCCTGGCGAAGGGTGTCGCGAGCGTCTGA
- a CDS encoding thiolase family protein, producing the protein MAASATQRNVVFVDGIRTPFGKAGPKGIYAETRADDLVVKAIRELLRRNPQLDPSRIDEVAIAATTQTGDQGLTIGRTSAILAGLPETVPGFAIDRMCAGAMTAVTTTASGIGFGQYDVVVAGGVEHMGRHPMGEGADPNPRFLADRLVDPSALVMGNTAENLHDRFPTITKERTDAYAVASQNKYEAAKKAGFIADTLVPVATRSAAGWGLATEDEPPRPGTTLEDLAGLKTPFRPAGRVTAGNAAGLNDGATAAILAGEDTAHELGLPIGMRMVGFAFQGVDPAVMGIGPVPATEKLLARTGMKIEDIGLFEINEAFAVQVLAFLEHFGIADDDPRVNQWGGAIACGHPLASSGVRLMTQLSRQFAQNPDVRYGLTTMCIGLGMGGTVIWENPNHKDYAAHEAGAK; encoded by the coding sequence GTGGCTGCATCCGCTACCCAGAGAAACGTCGTCTTCGTCGACGGCATCCGCACGCCGTTCGGCAAGGCCGGGCCGAAGGGCATCTACGCCGAGACCCGCGCCGACGACCTGGTCGTCAAGGCCATCCGCGAGCTGCTGCGCCGCAATCCTCAGCTCGATCCTTCCCGAATCGACGAGGTCGCGATCGCCGCGACGACGCAGACCGGCGACCAGGGCCTGACCATCGGCCGCACGTCCGCGATCCTCGCCGGCTTGCCCGAGACGGTCCCCGGGTTCGCGATCGATCGCATGTGCGCCGGCGCGATGACCGCCGTCACCACCACCGCGTCGGGCATCGGCTTCGGCCAGTACGACGTCGTCGTCGCCGGCGGTGTCGAGCACATGGGCCGGCACCCGATGGGTGAGGGCGCCGACCCGAACCCCCGCTTCCTCGCTGACCGGTTGGTCGACCCCAGCGCGCTGGTGATGGGCAACACCGCCGAGAACCTGCACGATCGGTTCCCGACCATCACCAAGGAGCGCACCGACGCGTACGCCGTCGCGTCGCAGAACAAGTACGAGGCCGCCAAGAAGGCCGGCTTCATCGCCGACACCCTGGTGCCTGTGGCCACCCGTTCGGCCGCGGGCTGGGGCCTGGCCACCGAGGACGAGCCCCCGCGCCCGGGCACCACGCTCGAGGATCTCGCGGGACTCAAGACGCCGTTCCGCCCGGCCGGGCGCGTCACCGCCGGTAACGCCGCGGGTCTCAACGACGGCGCCACCGCCGCGATCCTCGCCGGCGAGGACACCGCCCACGAGCTGGGCCTGCCGATCGGCATGCGCATGGTCGGCTTCGCCTTCCAGGGCGTCGACCCCGCCGTCATGGGCATCGGCCCGGTCCCCGCGACCGAGAAGCTGCTCGCCCGCACCGGCATGAAGATCGAGGACATCGGCCTATTCGAGATCAACGAGGCATTCGCGGTGCAGGTGCTCGCGTTCCTCGAGCACTTCGGTATCGCCGACGACGACCCGCGGGTCAACCAGTGGGGCGGCGCCATCGCGTGCGGCCACCCGCTCGCCTCCTCCGGTGTCCGCCTGATGACGCAGCTGTCGCGCCAGTTCGCTCAGAACCCGGACGTCCGCTACGGCCTGACCACGATGTGCATCGGCCTCGGCATGGGCGGAACCGTCATCTGGGAGAACCCGAATCACAAGGACTACGCAGCACACGAAGCGGGAGCCAAGTAA
- a CDS encoding ribonuclease D translates to MPDTSESTSAPVPLLAPAEGVPPVVQSVDGVRDAAARLAGGTGPLAVDAERASGFRYSSRAYLIQLRRAGAGTVLLDPIPVSEDLGPLRDAINDLEWVLHSADQDLPCLAELGLAPARMFDTELAGRLAGFERVGLAAIVERTLGLELRKGHGAADWSSRPLPDAWLNYAALDVEVLLELRDAMAKELASQDKTEWARQEFEHVRLAGPPRPKPDRWRRTSQIHSLKSPRQLAAVRELWTARDEIASKRDISPSRILPDSAIVAAASADPRSVDALRALQVFGGPRQRRSSRLWLAALERARALPPTELPPINQPFTGPPPPSRWAKRDPAAAARLNAAKTGMTELSERVKVPVENLLSPDLVRRVCWEPPAAELDQPTAIDAALAAGGARPWQRELTVPVLVEAVRAEP, encoded by the coding sequence ATGCCAGATACCTCGGAGTCCACCTCCGCCCCCGTGCCGCTGCTGGCCCCGGCCGAGGGCGTGCCGCCGGTAGTGCAGAGCGTCGACGGCGTCCGCGACGCCGCCGCACGCCTCGCGGGCGGCACCGGACCACTCGCGGTGGACGCCGAGCGCGCCTCTGGCTTCCGGTACTCCTCACGCGCCTACCTGATCCAGCTTCGTCGTGCGGGCGCCGGGACCGTACTGCTCGATCCCATCCCCGTCAGCGAGGATCTCGGGCCGCTGCGCGATGCGATCAACGACCTCGAATGGGTGCTGCACTCGGCCGACCAGGACCTACCGTGCCTCGCCGAACTCGGCCTCGCACCTGCGCGCATGTTCGACACCGAACTTGCCGGGCGCCTCGCCGGTTTCGAGCGCGTGGGCCTGGCCGCCATCGTCGAGCGCACACTCGGGCTCGAGCTCCGCAAGGGCCACGGTGCCGCCGACTGGTCCTCTCGCCCACTGCCCGACGCATGGCTCAACTACGCAGCGCTCGACGTCGAAGTCCTGCTCGAGCTCCGGGACGCAATGGCGAAAGAGCTGGCATCCCAGGACAAGACCGAGTGGGCGCGGCAGGAGTTCGAACATGTGCGGCTCGCCGGACCGCCGCGGCCGAAGCCCGACCGATGGCGGCGGACATCCCAGATTCACAGCCTCAAGAGTCCCCGGCAGCTCGCCGCGGTCCGCGAGCTGTGGACCGCCCGAGACGAGATCGCCAGCAAACGCGATATCTCCCCGAGCCGCATCCTGCCGGATTCGGCGATCGTCGCGGCGGCGAGCGCCGACCCCAGGTCGGTCGACGCACTGCGGGCACTGCAGGTTTTCGGCGGTCCACGCCAGCGCCGGTCTTCGCGGCTGTGGCTCGCTGCACTCGAGCGTGCACGGGCACTCCCGCCGACCGAGCTACCACCGATCAACCAGCCGTTCACCGGTCCTCCCCCACCCAGTCGGTGGGCCAAGCGCGACCCCGCGGCGGCCGCACGCCTGAATGCCGCGAAGACCGGAATGACAGAACTCAGCGAGCGCGTGAAGGTGCCTGTCGAGAACCTCCTCAGCCCAGATCTGGTCCGCCGCGTGTGCTGGGAACCGCCGGCCGCCGAACTCGATCAGCCCACAGCGATCGATGCGGCACTCGCGGCCGGCGGCGCCCGGCCGTGGCAGCGGGAACTGACCGTTCCGGTCCTCGTCGAGGCGGTCCGAGCAGAGCCCTGA
- a CDS encoding alpha/beta hydrolase, whose protein sequence is MLNLAAAVAPVGAMPAGSMVELPGRGSTYVVDTGATADNADKPTLVLLHALACTGTLTWYPAIEKLAEKARVVVLDQRWHGRGIRSDRFTLEDCADDVAALADVLELDRIVPVGYSMGSLVSQLTWRRHRDRVAGLVLCAGAAHFKRNSRERVALESLSRGLGTLKPRPGPVPVGGPRFGGDRVWAYAQFRETSYGAIGRATAEIGKFDSTAWVGDIDVPTAVVVPTKDLIIPPRRQRWLARQIAGAATYEVECGHSSCVMNAGPFTAGLLAASSSVLARARP, encoded by the coding sequence ATGCTCAACCTTGCAGCAGCCGTCGCGCCCGTCGGGGCGATGCCGGCTGGATCGATGGTGGAATTGCCCGGCCGGGGAAGCACGTACGTCGTCGACACCGGCGCGACGGCGGACAATGCCGACAAGCCGACGCTCGTCCTGTTGCACGCCCTCGCCTGCACCGGAACCCTGACGTGGTATCCGGCGATCGAGAAGCTCGCAGAGAAGGCGCGGGTCGTGGTTCTCGACCAGCGCTGGCACGGCCGCGGTATCCGATCCGATCGATTCACGCTCGAAGACTGCGCCGACGACGTCGCGGCCCTCGCGGACGTGCTCGAACTCGATCGCATCGTGCCGGTGGGATATTCGATGGGCTCACTCGTGTCGCAGCTCACCTGGAGGCGTCATCGCGACCGCGTCGCGGGGCTCGTGTTGTGCGCGGGCGCGGCCCATTTCAAGCGGAACTCGCGCGAACGGGTGGCGCTGGAATCGCTCAGCCGCGGATTGGGAACGCTCAAGCCCCGGCCGGGGCCGGTGCCGGTAGGTGGTCCGAGGTTCGGCGGAGACCGAGTGTGGGCCTACGCCCAGTTTCGCGAGACCAGTTACGGCGCGATCGGCCGGGCCACCGCGGAGATCGGCAAGTTCGACTCGACCGCGTGGGTGGGCGACATAGATGTGCCAACCGCCGTCGTGGTGCCGACGAAGGATCTGATCATTCCGCCGCGGCGCCAGCGCTGGCTCGCTCGCCAGATCGCCGGCGCCGCAACATATGAGGTGGAGTGCGGTCACTCGTCCTGCGTCATGAATGCGGGACCGTTCACTGCTGGGCTGCTGGCTGCTTCTTCTTCCGTGCTTGCGCGCGCGCGGCCTTGA
- a CDS encoding wax ester/triacylglycerol synthase family O-acyltransferase, with product MERLSGMDASFLYLETPTQMLHVCGLIILDGSTIPGGYSFAKLRDELAIRVKSMPSFKRRLKDTRFNLDHPVWVDDTDFDIDRHFHRIAVPAPGGRDELSELCSSIASQPMDRTRPLWEMFVIEGLEDGSVAVMSKMHHANVDGVTGSNLMSQLCGVEPDAPRPDFEQLPEGAGRASSLDIAVNGLLSFATRPMKMVKLIPDSVTLLPRWIGRARKGEAMPTPFSAPRTSFNGAITGRRTIAYTELNLDDVKLVKNAFGVKVNDVVLTMCAGALRKYLEDRNELPDSSLVATVPVSVHDKSDRPGTNQISVMFTQLGTDIADPVERLHFISEHNAINKDHHNEALGATLLQDWAQFAAPATFGNAMRVYAKLKLAERHPVVHNLVVSNVPGPPVPLYFLGARIKQMYPLGPVFHGAGLNVTVMSLAGRLDVGLVSCKELAPHLWNLADAFPTALAELVKAARAQARKKKQPAAQQ from the coding sequence ATGGAGAGACTCAGTGGAATGGACGCCAGCTTCCTGTACCTCGAAACCCCGACACAGATGCTTCATGTGTGCGGCCTGATCATTCTCGACGGGTCCACCATCCCGGGTGGCTATTCTTTCGCAAAGCTGCGCGACGAGCTGGCCATTCGGGTGAAGTCGATGCCGAGCTTCAAACGTCGACTCAAGGACACGCGCTTCAACCTCGACCACCCAGTGTGGGTCGACGACACCGACTTCGACATCGACCGCCACTTCCACCGGATCGCTGTCCCCGCGCCCGGCGGCCGCGACGAACTCTCCGAACTGTGCAGCTCGATCGCCAGCCAGCCGATGGACCGCACGCGGCCACTCTGGGAGATGTTCGTCATCGAGGGCCTCGAGGACGGATCCGTCGCGGTGATGTCGAAGATGCACCACGCCAACGTCGATGGTGTCACGGGCTCCAACCTCATGTCGCAGCTGTGCGGAGTCGAGCCCGACGCCCCGCGACCCGACTTCGAGCAGCTCCCCGAAGGCGCGGGTCGGGCCAGCTCGCTCGACATTGCCGTCAACGGTCTGCTGTCGTTCGCAACACGACCGATGAAGATGGTGAAACTGATTCCGGACAGCGTCACGCTGCTGCCACGCTGGATCGGCCGGGCCCGCAAGGGTGAGGCGATGCCGACACCGTTCTCCGCGCCGCGCACCTCCTTCAACGGAGCGATCACCGGCCGCCGGACCATCGCGTACACCGAGCTCAACCTCGACGACGTCAAGCTCGTCAAGAATGCCTTCGGGGTCAAGGTCAACGACGTCGTACTCACGATGTGCGCCGGCGCACTCCGCAAGTACCTCGAGGACCGCAACGAACTCCCCGACAGCTCGCTGGTCGCCACGGTGCCGGTTTCCGTCCATGACAAGTCGGATCGTCCTGGCACGAACCAGATCTCGGTCATGTTCACCCAGCTCGGCACCGATATCGCCGATCCGGTCGAACGGCTGCACTTCATCTCCGAACACAACGCCATCAACAAGGACCATCACAACGAGGCGCTGGGCGCAACGCTCCTACAGGACTGGGCACAGTTCGCGGCGCCTGCCACATTCGGCAACGCGATGCGGGTGTACGCCAAGTTGAAGCTGGCCGAGCGTCACCCCGTGGTGCACAACCTCGTGGTCTCGAATGTCCCCGGCCCACCGGTTCCGCTGTACTTCCTGGGCGCGCGCATCAAGCAGATGTACCCGCTCGGCCCGGTCTTCCACGGCGCTGGCCTCAATGTGACGGTGATGTCCCTCGCGGGCCGACTCGACGTGGGCTTGGTGTCCTGCAAGGAACTCGCGCCACACCTGTGGAATCTGGCCGACGCCTTCCCCACGGCGCTGGCGGAGCTCGTCAAGGCCGCGCGCGCGCAAGCACGGAAGAAGAAGCAGCCAGCAGCCCAGCAGTGA